The following are encoded in a window of Podospora pseudoanserina strain CBS 124.78 chromosome 6, whole genome shotgun sequence genomic DNA:
- the KGD1 gene encoding 2-oxoglutarate dehydrogenase E1 component (COG:C; BUSCO:EOG09260AZA; EggNog:ENOG503NV83), translating into MLRTSFRALQGAASTSSRCFSTATVTARASLKLSASRRPLAVAAQKRFDSALHNPPDAADNFLSGNTANYIDEMYLQWKKDPQSVHISWQVYFKNMESGDMPISRAFTPPPSLVPSSNQTVVNLAAGAGVGIGEGTDVTNHLKVQLLVRAYQARGHHKAKIDPLGIRNANKSGFGNIRPKELELDYYQFTEKDLDTEYTLGPGILPRFKRDGREKMTLREIVAACEQIYCGSYGVEFIHIPDREKCDWLRERLEVPQPFKYSIDEKRRILDRLIWSSSFEAFLATKYPNDKRFGLEGCETLVPGMKALIDRSVDYGVKDIVIGMPHRGRLNVLSNVVRKPNESIFSEFAGTAGGEDEGSGDVKYHLGMNFERPTPSGKRVQLSLVANPSHLEAEDPVVLGKVRAIQHYNNDEVQHKSAMAVLLHGDAAVAGQGVVYECLGFHQLPAFSTGGTIHLVVNNQIGFTTDPRFSRSTAYCTDIAKAIDAPVFHVNADDVESVNFVCQLAADWRAEFKQDVVIDLVCYRKHGHNETDQPSFTQPLMYKRIQEKNPQIEIYVDQLLKEGTFTKEDVEEHKQWVWGMLEESFAKSKDYQPTSKEWTTSAWNNFKSPKELATEVLPHNPTGVDRQTLEHIGTVIGTAPEGFNVHRNLKRILANRTKSVVEGKNIDWSTAEALAFGTLVTEGKHVRISGQDVERGTFSQRHAVFHDQETEDIFTPLQHVGKDQGKFVISNSSLSEYGALGFEYGYSLTDPNGFVMWEAQFGDFANNAQVVFDQFIASGETKWMQRTGLVVSLPHGYDGQGPEHSSGRLERFLQLCNEDPRLYPSAEKLDRQHQDCNMQVAYMTTPANLFHILRRQMNRQFRKPLILFFSKALLRHPLARSNIEEFIGETQFQWIIPDPAHQSGEIKAPEDIDRVILCSGQVYAGLHKYRADNKIDNVAITRIEQLHPFPWEQLRENLDQYPNAKTIVWAQEEPLNAGAWSYTQPRIETLLNSTQHHDRKHVMYAGRNPSASVATGLKSSHTKEEQDLLESAFTVTQDKLKGE; encoded by the exons ATGTTGCGCACCTCATTCCGCGCGCTCCAGGGCGCTGCGTCGACCTCTTCGCGATGCTTCTCGACCGCCACAGTAACTGCCCGTGCCAGCCTCAAGCTCTCCGCGAGCCGTCGTCCTCTGGCTGTCGCCGCCCAAAAGCGCTTCGACAGCGCCCTCCATAACCCTCCCGATGCCGCCGACAACTTCCTGTCCGGTAACACGGCCAACTACATCGATGAGATGTACCtgcagtggaagaaggatcCCCAGAGCGTCCACATCTCATGGCAGGTCTACTTCAAGAACATGGAGAGCGGTGACATGCCCATCTCCAGGGCCTTcacacctcccccgtccctCGTGCCGAGCAGCAACCAGACTGTTGTCAACTTGgccgccggtgccggtgtcgGCATCGGTGAGGGCACTGATGTCACCAACCATCTCAAGGTCCAGCTCCTTGTGCGCGCCTACCAGGCTCGTGGCCAccacaaggccaagatcgaTCCCCTGGGCATCCGTAACGCCAACAAGTCTGGTTTCGGCAACATCAGACccaaggaactcgagctcgACTACTACCAATTCACTGAGAAGGACCTGGATACCGAATACACTCTTGGCCCCGGTATCTTGCCCCGCTTCAAGCGGGATGGCCGCGAGAAGATGACCCTCCGTGAGATTGTGGCTGCTTGCGAGCAGATCTACTGCGGTTCCTACGGTGTCGAGTTCATCCACATTCCCGACAGAGAAAAGTGCGACTGGCTCCGCGAGCGCCTCGAGGTTCCCCAGCCCTTCAAGTACTCCATCGACGAGAAGCGCCGCATCCTCGACCGTCTCATCTGGTCCTCCAGCTTCGAGGCCTTCCTGGCCACCAAGTACCCCAACGACAAGAGATTCGGTCTGGAGGGTTGCGAGACCCTGGTTCCCGGCATGAAGGCCCTGATTGACCGCAGCGTCGATTATGGCGTCAAGGACATTGTCATTGGTATGCCCCATCGTGGTCGTCTCAACGTTCTCTCCAACGTCGTCCGCAAGCCCAACGAGTCTATCTTCAGCGAATTCGCCGGCActgccggtggtgaggacgagGGTTCCGGTGACGTCAAGTACCATTTGGGCATGAACTTTGAGCGTCCCACTCCTTCCGGAAAGCGTGTGCAGCTGTCTCTGGttgccaacccctcccattTGGAGGCTGAGGACCCCGTTGTCCTTGGCAAGGTTCGTGCCATCCAGCACTATAACAACGATGAGGTCCAGCACAAGAGCGCCATGGCCGTCCTCCTTCACGGTGATGCCGCTGTTGCCGGCCAGGGTGTCGTTTACGAGTGCTTGGGCTTCCACCAGCTTCCCGCTTTCTCGACCGGCGGCACCATCCACCTGGTGGTCAACAACCAGATTGGTTTCACCACCGATCCCCGCTTCTCCCGTTCGACCGCTTACTGCACTGATATCGCCAAGGCCATCGACGCCCCTGTCTTCCACGTCAACGCCGATGACGTCGAGTCCGTCAACTTCGTCTGCCAGCTCGCTGCCGACTGGCGTGCTGAGTTCAAGCAGGACGTCGTTATCGATCTCGTCTGCTACCGCAAGCACGGCCACAACGAGACCGACCAGCCATCCTTCACCCAGCCCCTGATGTACAAGCGTATCCAGGAGAAGAACCCCCAGATCGAGATCTACGTTGACCAGCTCCTGAAGGAGGGCACTTTCACCAAGGAGGATGTAGAGGAGCACAAGCAGTGGGTGTGGGGcatgttggaggagagcttCGCCAAGTCCAAGGACTACCAGCCTACCTCCAAGGAGTGGACCACCAGTGCCTGGAACAACTTCAAGTCTCCCAAGGAGCTTGCCACTGAGGTCCTTCCTCACAACCCCACTGGTGTTGACCGTCAGACTCTGGAGCACATTGGTACCGTCATCGGCACTGCCCCTGAGGGCTTCAACGTCCACCGCAACCTGAAGCGTATCCTTGCCAACCGCACCAAATCGGTCGTCGAGGGTAAGAATATCGACTGGTCTACTGCTGAGGCTTTGGCTTTCGGTACTCTTGTCACGGAGGGCAAGCACGTCCGCATTTCTGGCCAGGATGTTGAGCGTGGCACCTTCTCCCAGCGTCATGCCGTCTTCCATGACCAGGAGACTGAGGACATCTTCACCCCTCTCCAGCATGTCGGCAAGGACCAGGGCAAGTTTGtcatctccaactcctctCTGAGCGAGTACGGTGCTCTTGGCTTTGAGTACGGTTACTCTCTGACCGACCCTAACGGTTTCGTCATGTGGGAGGCGCAGTTCGGTGATTTCGCCAACAACGCCCAGGTCGTCTTTGATCAGTTCATCGCCTCTGGTGAGACCAAGTGGATGCAACGTACCGGCCTTGTCGTGTCCCTGCCCCACGGTTACGATGGTCAGGGTCCTGAGCACTCTTCCGGCCGTCTCGAGCGTTTCCTCCAGCTCTGCAACGAGGATCCTCGCCTCTACCCctcggccgagaagctcgacCGCCAGCACCAGGACTGCAACATGCAGGTTGCCTACATGACCACCCCCGCCAACTTGTTCCACATTCTCCGTCGCCAGATGAACCGGCAATTCCGAAAGC ccctcatcctcttcttctccaaggcTCTCCTCCGTCATCCTCTCGCCCGCTCCAACATTGAGGAGTTCATTGGCGAGACCCAGTTCCAGTGGATCATCCCCGACCCAGCCCACCAGTCTGGCGAGATCAAGGCTCCCGAGGATATTGACCGCGTCATCCTCTGCTCTGGCCAGGTCTATGCCGGTCTTCACAAGTACCGCGCCGACAACAAGATCGACAACGTTGCCATCACCCGCATCGAGCAgctccaccccttcccctggGAGCAGCTCCGCGAGAACCTCGACCAGTACCCTAACGCCAAGACCATCGTCTGGGCGCAGGAGGAGCCTCTCAACGCTGGTGCTTGGAGCTACACTCAGCCTCGCATCGAGACTCTGCTCAACAGCACGCAGCACCATGACCGCAAGCACGTGATGTACGCCGGCCGCAACCCCAGCGCGTCGGTGGCCACCGGTCTCAAGTCGTCGCAcaccaaggaggagcaggatcTTTTGGAGAGCGCTTTTACCGTGACTCAGGACAAGCTCAAGGGGGAGTAA